tgttttaattttaagaaatatatttagatttgCTATGTTGGCATAAATAACGTGCttccattttataaattttgtttacattaaaaaaaaacaaattgtactATTTGTCTTGCCTACATAGTTAGTGccatagatatattttataacctatAGATGGTGTTGTTCataaatgtcattttatagtgtaaatgacaacactgagggaatttaatacaacaaaaaaccTCCGGAGGCCTTTTCGCCTCAATTTTGTTCAGCGGGTTAGATATCTATAAGTTATAAATCTATGGTTTAaggtgagtttccactgtcaaaAACTTGTacgaaaatgtatttttatctctgtCGTTCTTTGAAAAACCAGAGATAATATGTTCATTGTACAGATGTTTTGTTAGTGAAAATTCATCGCAATTGAAGTGAGATAATTTGCTGTATtttttgaatgtttattatttttagtattaatatcatgtgaaatgtaaatatttttacgtaaaatatcaattaaagtGCCAGATGATTTGGTTTCGAATattttggaatattttattattacccaAGTCTcttatttaatgatttaaaactaGATTCAGAATAATAGTAGTACTTCTAATACAATGGTAAGGTAAATGAAAAtcagaataaatatataaacatttatttctatataaaagatTCTTATAGATACAGTTTAATTAGTTCATCACTAACGGCAGATGGATTTAGTATTCCTAAGTCTGTAAACAACAGAGTTATATATGCCGGGGGTGTATAATCAACTAAGGGATGTTCTTTAGACAGATCTTTGCTGTTTTTCAAAACACTTGATAGATATTTGAATTCATTTGGCAAGTCGAGTTGGTTGAGAGGATATGTTCTTGAGAACTTAAAACTCTCTGTTAAAACATGGACCGGTTTCTTCAGTTCTAATGCTGACATCGCTAAACTGTATGTACCGATctagaacaaataaaatatatattaatattttacgacCACATTTCCAGTAACTACTAGCTTACTAACCatctaaaactattttatttaaataaatattttcactagCGTGACCACGACTCATTGTCATCAACAACCTGTCCATTTCCCTATCGAGGCTTGGTACAGTATTTACTACTCTTCTATATATATCAGCCGCCATATCTGAATTCAATCCCTAATGACGTCTATAAGCTTTCATACAATCTAACCATACTTTCTTACACTGGCGCGGCTaaaactgttaaataaaatgacaggACACATTGGGTCCGATTCATACAACTATTCTCTAAACAGAAATAGCAGTGTAACAATTAGCTTCTAGTTGCTAAGAGGAAAAATTACCTTATTAATAATGCCACCACTCTCGGTGACGCCCTCGGCTCCCAGCATGACAATGTCAACTTGCTCCATAATGTAGCCGACAGCTGCATCTAAGATTAGCGTCGCGTCCACACCGCCCGCAACTAGCTGTTTGTGCATTAACACTCTGAAGGTAAGACAaggtaagttttaaaatacagttaaaCTTGGTTAAGCAGATTCCATGGGACCGCAATATTTGTCTCTTTTATATAGGTTTttctctaacccgagtttaTCACTTTTAGTGGTTGTCTGTTGGAACAGGACTATTAGAGGCagatataactaaattatattttttacttacccGCTATTATCAGGGCCGGACATTGTGACATAAACATGAAATCTTTTATTAGCTTTAGCAGCCTCCAACATGGCTTGTAGCACTACTCTTGATCTGGAATGTGTTAGaattttctgaaaaaaaattcgtAGAAGAAAATGTAATCACTAACCAGggtcaatattttaaagaaaatgttcaaatatcTTAGGAGACAGTAAAATTAGATgaatatataactttttttccttaaaagaaaaaagatactTACACAGCCATCACTAATAAAAGGTAAAGCTTGTTTGGCCACTTTTCCTCTTGCTTCAAGTAATGTTCTCAAAAATATGTGTCCTCTTTGCAACATGATTTGCTCACATTCTTcaaatgactgaaaaaaatcaatactaTCGCAACAAAAAAGAGAAATGGTGTTAAaaaatgcatataaaatattaatgtttctaaaataaatgactATTGAATACATACTTTTTATGAGCATGACATGGAaattctagttattttaagtGCCAGTAATAATAGTTATCCTCACttctaaataataactaaattaaatataatagagtcataaaatttgtttactgACCTTTACATCAAGTTTGGCGAATGTGATGAATCTCATGAAAAGCTCACAGCCAGAGGAAATGGCTGCCACGGGCTGGTCACAGTGCCTCATTGCATCAACTGCCAGCTGCAGGTTCAGATCTAACTCTCTTACAGTTGCCACTGATAAGAGTAAAAGGTAGATGTGTTATTGTAGTAATTGTtacacaaattttataacagattttaacATAGTGTTATATTTTGCTTATGCCAAAGTCTCgttgaaatgtattttcaccaaaaaatatagtataattATGATGAAGGTTCTCaggtattatttatgtattgcaATTTCAAGAtgattatctatttttaagaCAACCTATCAAATATGCTGAGAGctaaaatagaatataaacTCTTTCAAATCATAAATAACTGATGACTACACCTaaagaagttatttaaattcactCTAACATGCTAACCTTTATAGTTCTCTATTACTGTGAGAAGTGTTCTTATTGCTGCCACACCCGCAGAAACATCCTCTTCTTCTCTCAGAATTTTAAGGAAAATTTCTTGAACTTctacaacaaaacaacaagTAACATGCAAGTAGGGCAGTAATTGTCTAATTCTATAATCCCTTACATATTCGACTTCAAACCTCACCTTCTTTTTTCATgatttaagatatattttattgtactcgtaatatataaatgtaatgatTGAATAAGAATTCAGCGTGAATtgtttataatagaaaaataaaataacctaaCTGGCTGACATTgacatatttctttttgtgaATGTCAAACTCTGTGTCAtgtgtgtttaaaaatgttatttatagtaaTGTTTAACGACACACATTTAAAACTCCAAAATAACTAactcctttttattttttttattaattgttacttttacgtccaatttttaagattaaagtTATAtgatttaatcaataaaaatatatgtagtcGGTGTTTGAGGTTGACGCAGacccaaaaaaaaatgcttacaTTCGGACTATACAAAATGCCTAGACTAATTGTAAAACCACGAATTTCACAAACGATCGATAACTACCTAGTGTAACAAAGTCCGGGCGCCATCTGTTgtttaacagaaaaaaataatcattttacaTCGACACcacaaaattacaatcaaagtaccttcaataattttatagtttactaTTAAGTTTTCATTGTAACATTGAGTTTATGTAGCATTATTTAAGTAGTGTGGTGCAAAAACTAACGCTGTTGAATAGGGAAAGTCATGGTCAAATGCAATTGTGGTTTACCTGTGCGTTGATTAAAGTCTGACTGATATTCGAATGGCTAAGACGTGTTACTAAGTTTTAAAGGGTGCTTATCTCTTTTAACATTATTCGCGGATCTTGTGTTTACAAATTCCCTGCGATCACAAGCTAACATGGGCAACTCCGCCTCCCTTAAACTTAACGATAAAAGGAAGTGGCAGtaagtttttctttagtaaatgtttattattataagttaaaaattttttacCTCTCTTATTTCTACCTCTTATAAATCTGTAAACAAACCTTATTCTTGTTCATTTTTTAAGTGTTAAGttctgaaattataattaggaATTTCAAACTAAGACAAAGCgtcaaaaaaacatttttataaatttaatttaccaaaAACAAAACCTGTCGAGTTCAATATCAAATACGGGAGagtaaacattatattatggttaaaaaaattatacttattttaataacctgtaaattaaaaagcaaagaTAGCTACATAAGTCCTTTAATCTAGAATAATACTTAGGATTTTTTTACCAAGTGCTTATAGAAAATGTTAGGTACGTTATTTGGAAACATCGTAACCTTAGATATAGTTAGAGCGGAAATGGTAGCATTCGAGGAACAATGCttcttatattattaacaaacaaGACATGAATTACGATCTGGTTTCAAATGAGGAGCATTCGCTTTACGTAatctatactttatttatgttagCAGTTCCATTACGCAGCTTATGTAGAACGattggttttaatattattttttgtaaaaaaaagtttgttttgatacagtaaataatatttttcgtgGTTTAAGTGATATTAAGAATAAAGAAtagagtaaaaataatacccaATTGGTAGACTATTCTGccaaaggtaaaaaaaaaaaacattttttcaacattataaCACAACATAGTAACGCACATTAACAGTTTCGAGTAGTGCCCTTTTCTAACTGAATTAGTTGGAACCTTAACGGTAATTGCTTCGACTTCATCAATTCATCAACGTAATTTAAGAGTATTAAGATCAAGGTATTGGTTTTTACTATTAGTCCATGAGTCaaagatataaaagtaagTTAACAACGTTCAGTAGACCATAGCCGAAGAAATCATTACGTAAACCATTCCTATTCACGATTTGATTCACTTATTTaatcatacaaatattataaatgcgaatatttaaatggatggatatttgtttgaaggtacctccagaatggctcaacggatcttgaggaaatttggcatagtctggaagaacacatagtttgcttattttttttaacgattcgcggacggagtcgcgtacgacagctagtagttaaaTAATTCCTGCTTAAGTACAGTATTGCAGTTGTCatagaaatatgtaaaaatacacTGATTCATATGgcataatatgtaaatgtatataaatgattaaactttaataaatcacaATCAATATTTCTCGATTTGACTCGAAAGT
Above is a genomic segment from Papilio machaon chromosome 9, ilPapMach1.1, whole genome shotgun sequence containing:
- the LOC106713220 gene encoding translation initiation factor eIF-2B subunit alpha; translation: MKKEEVQEIFLKILREEEDVSAGVAAIRTLLTVIENYKVATVRELDLNLQLAVDAMRHCDQPVAAISSGCELFMRFITFAKLDVKSFEECEQIMLQRGHIFLRTLLEARGKVAKQALPFISDGCKILTHSRSRVVLQAMLEAAKANKRFHVYVTMSGPDNSGVLMHKQLVAGGVDATLILDAAVGYIMEQVDIVMLGAEGVTESGGIINKIGTYSLAMSALELKKPVHVLTESFKFSRTYPLNQLDLPNEFKYLSSVLKNSKDLSKEHPLVDYTPPAYITLLFTDLGILNPSAVSDELIKLYL